TGCGGAAGTACATCCGCAGGGGTATCAGCGAAAGTCCCCTCTCCTGGGATTTTCCGTAGAGGCGGCGAATCTCGCGCTTGTGCAGCAGGAGCTTCCGCACCCGGAGCGGGTTGTGATTCTCCCGGTTGCCGTGCGAATAGGGGCTTATGTGCAAATCGTAGAGAAAAAGCTCCCCGTCCCTGATATTGGCATAACTGTCCTTGATGTTGGCCCGGCCATCGCGGAGGGCCTTTACCTCGGTCCCCTGCAGGACAACCCCGGCTTCATAGGTTTCGTCGATAAAGTAGTTCAGCCTCGCCAGCTTGTTCTGACAGATGGACTTTTCCCCCGTCTCCTTTTTTTCCTTCATTTTTCCCGTCTCCCCTGCCAATTCAACCAAGGTCTAATATATCATTTTCCGCCCAGCTTTGCCGGAATATAATCGGTTTTGACATGGCCCATTGACTTCCAGATATTCTCCTTTATATCGGGATTCTCCTCGGCAAGTTTTTTGAGCAGATCCTTTATGTAGCGACGGCGGGAAACAGAGCTGGTAGGACAGAGCTCTTCAATAACAGGAAATCCCTGTTCCGCGGCAAACTTTTTCACCAGCGCTTCCTCCATATATGCGAGCGGCCGGATTATATGCAGTTTTCCCCCGAAAATCGACTGATCGGGAACCATCGTGCTTATCTCCCTCCCATAAAAAATATTGATCAGAAGGGTTTCGATGATGTCATCGCGATGATGGGCAAAGGCGATCTTGTTGCAGCCATGCTGTTCGGCGATCTCGAAGATCCGCTTGCGGCGAAGCCGGGAACAAAGGAAACAGGGGTTCTTGCGGTTGTAGTCGCTATGAGAAAGCGGCCCGATATCCGTCCTGTCAATGACAAAATCATGGCCCCCCTCCTGCAGCCAGCGGGCAAGAACCCCGGCGCCAATATCCTGCGGGTCGAAACCCAGATCGATATGTACAGCCATGACGGCAAAAGGGGGAAGATAGAGCATCGGGGTATTCAGCAGACTCAGCAGAGCCATGCTGTCCACCCCGCCGGAAACGCCAACCAGCACCTTGTCTCCGGCGGCGATCATCCCGTAATCCAGCGCTGCCCTTTCCAGCCATTTCTTCAAATGAAGAAACAATTTCGTCCTTTTTATCCCGTTTTCCAACGCACCCCCTCCAGTTTGCACGATTCTACTTGACGTCGCCCTTCATAGCAAGAAACTTTCGTTGATGGCGGGAAAAATCGGCTTGAAAAGCATCGCCTGTTGGTATAGGAAAACGAAAGTCTTTATATCTTCGCCGCAAGAATGGCAGGGAAGAAATAATTATCAACCCCCTGCCGCCCATGATTGCAGTTTCGGAGACCATGCAATATTTTTTCAACCTATAACAAAAAAGGAGGCAGCAATGACAGAAATCATCAGCATCAACGCCAGAGAGATTCTCGATTCACGCGGGAACCCGACAATCGAAACCGAGGTAACCATTGCCTCCGGAATTACAGCCCGGGCATCAGTGCCGTCGGGCGCTTCGACCGGTGAACATGAAGCCGTGGAGTTGCGGGACGGTGACAAAAAACGCTATCTGGGCAAGGGCGTCTTGAAGGCCGTAAACAACGTCATGGACAAGATAGCGCCGGAAATCGTCGGGATGGACTGCCTGAATCAGCGGGAAATCGACAGGCAGATGCTCTCGCTCGATGGGACGGAAAACAAGGGGAAACTGGGCGCCAATGCCATTCTCAGCGTCTCTCTGGCCTGCGCAAGAGCCGGAGCGGAGGTTCTGGAGCTGCCGCTTTACCGCTACATCGGCGGCGTCATCGCCCATGAAATTCCGGTGCCGATGGCCAACATCATCAATGGCGGCCAGCATGCCGACAACAACGTTGACATCCAGGAGTTCATGGCCATGCCGGTCGGCGCGACCAGCTTCCGCGAAGGCATTCGCATGGTTGCCGAGGTCTTTCATAACCTGAAGGCAGTCCTGAAAGCGAAGGGCTACAACACCTCAGTCGGTGACGAGGGTGGATTTGCCCCCAATCTTAAATCCAATGAGGAGGCCTTTGCGCTCATTGTTGCGGCGATCGAAAGGGCCGGGTACGAACCGGGCCGGGATTGCGCAATCGCCATCGACACCGCAGCCAGCTCGTTCTACAGCAAAGGCAAATACATAATGGCCGCGGAGAAGAAACCGGAAAAAACATCCGAGGAGATGGTAAAGTATTACGCCGGTCTTATAAAAAAATATCCGATTGTCTCCATCGAGGACGGACTCGCCGAAGACGACTGGGACGGTTGGAAAATGATGACGGAGACCCTTGGCTCAAAAATTCAGATTGTCGGCGACGACCTCTTTGTCACCAACCCCAAGCGTCTCCAGCGGGGAATCGAACTCGCAGCGGCAAACTCCATTCTCATAAAACTTAACCAGATCGGCACACTGACGGAAACGCTTGCGACAATCAAGCTTGCCCACGAGTCGGGCTTCACAACGGTCGTCTCGCACCGGTCGGGGGAGACGGAAGACACCTCGATGGCCGACATCGCCGTCGCCGCCAACTGCGGGCAGATCAAAAGCGGTTCCACGTCAAGGACGGAAAGACTGGCGAAGTACAACCAACTTATGAGAATCGAAGAAGAGCTGGGCGATGCGGCGATTTACCGGGGTAAAGCGGTTCTGTATTCGATCCGGGGTAAAAAATAACAGCTTTGGTGCAACAAACAACCTGTCGGCGCTAACATTGTTGCCAAAGGAAAGCGCCGCCCGGTTGTGTTTTTTTAGAGAAATTTAAACAGACGGCGGCGCAGCGACTCCATTTGCACCTTGTTTTCCGCCAGCACATAGCGCTTGGTCAATCTCTTTTCTCCCTTTTCCGGCACTTCCTGAATGGCAATGATGCCAACATCCTGCAGGTATCGTATTGCACTCTGGTAGTTCGACTGCGAAAGAGCCTCCGACCTTCTTATCTCACCCTTGCGGTACATCCTCTCCCCCAAGCCGCGCAGATTCTTGAGCCACTCCTTTTCCGCTTTCGGCCCTTTCTTCAGATGATAACATCCCCTGATTGCCACCCAGTAAGATTCGGTATAATTTTGCACAAGGCCGGAGAAGGGCAAAAGTTTCGTTCTTCCCAACCCCTTGACCTCTATCCAGGACTTTTCATCCCGGTCAAACATATCGATCATGCCCTGATCGTAAAAATAGCAAAGTAACTCCTTGAGTTCTTCAAGACTGTCTTTCTGGTCATCAAAGATAAATTCATGGCGGAAAAGACGCTTGAAGAAGATGAAATCATTATGAATTCTATTCACTGGAATCATATCTTCCGCAGTCGCCAGAATGGCTGTCGCGACAAAGCTGAAAGGAATAAAGTAATGCAGGATATTGTTTTTGTAGTACTCAAGATTCAAGCGCTTGTCATCCTCCAGCGAATAAACAACTTCCTCGACGTCTTCCTCCTCTTCATCCTCTGCCCCCATGCGGGATATGAGCCCGGACTGAGCAAAGAGGTTCAATGCTTCCGCAGAAGCCTTTTCCCGGTCGGCAAAGGTCATTGCGAACGGCGCCTGGCAATAAGAGAGGCATTTGCAAAAAAGATCAATCACTTCCGTTAGTTCCCCAAGAGAGATGCCCCGCCGGTCGTAACACAAAAGGGCGGCTGCGGTCAGCGAAAAGGGAGTCACCACGGAAACCTCGTTGATCTCACGGACAACCTTATAGCCGATTTGCCGGTAGAGTCGCTGGCGTTCCCCAACCGTCATCTCCTGCATAGGTTTCTCTTGAGCAGCCAAGTAGGACTTCAGCAGAATAGGTTCACCGACATTCATATAGACACGGCCATATCTTTTTCGCAAGAGGCCGCCGCTCCTGATCATGGCGGTAGCCTTCTCCTTCGCCTTGGGAGCGCCTCCGAGCTCCTCAAGATAGGCCTTCTCCTCGATCACCCGGTCGTAACCAATATAAACAGGAACCACCGCCAGATCTTCACATGCCTTCTCCTGATAGGCATCGATGATCATGGAAAGAAGCCCATACTTGGGCATCACCATCTTTCCGGTCCGGCTGCGCCCGCCCTCGATGAAAAATTCGAGGGGAAGTCCCTCTTTGAGGAGGGCTTGTACATAGCGGTTTAATGCCTCGGCGTAGAGAACATTGCCCTTGAAACTTCTCCGGAGAAAGAAGGCGCCCGATTTTCGGAAAATGTAACCCATGGGGAAAAAAGCGAGATTGTTGCCCGCGGCTACAAACGGCATCTGGATGTTGTTTTTGTAGAATATGTAGGAAAGCAGAAGATAATCGAAATGGCTGCGGTGGCAGGGAATAATAACAAAAGGCATTTTTTTGGAAACCTGCCTAATCTTTGCGAGACCATCTGCATCCACTACAACCCCGTCATAAATGTTGTTCCAGAGCCAGGTGAGAATTTTTTCCCAAATTTCTACCGCTGTTTCGCTGTAATCGGAGGAAATTTCACGGAGGTATCTTCTGGCCGTTTTTTTGATGGCCGGTAAATTGCCTCCGCCCTTCTTTCCTTGCGCCGCCATTTCTTCCATGAACGAGATCATCTTTTTATCCTGCATGATCATTTCCGTTATCTCGTCCCGGGACTTCAGGAGCGGCCCGACTATCGCCTCCTTTTCTTCATCGATCCTGCCGATCAGCTCCTCCCGAAGCTGGCGCGCCAGAGACTCGCGACTTATATCCTTGTCCGCGCTTATATATTCAGAGAGATTGACCGGTTCGGTTGAAATAACAGAGACCCTGCTTGCGTACCTCAAAAATGTCACAAACCGGCGCAGCGATCCGGTCGAGTCGCTCTGGCCGAAGAGAATGTTGAATATATTTTCGTTCTCTCTCTCCCGCCTTCTTCCGTATGTGATCAGTTCCGGGCACAGATATATCGGCACGGCTGAACTCTCCTGAATCTCGAGCAACCGTTTGAGCGTCTCTTCAACAAAGTGATTTTCGAATATCTCCGATTCCCCAAGGTGGATAATAACGGTTTTCCCGGCGTAGACAAGCCTATCGAGATGATTCATCCTTTCTGAATTAACCGTTTTTTTTCTCATTACCCA
The Syntrophobacterales bacterium DNA segment above includes these coding regions:
- the smpB gene encoding SsrA-binding protein SmpB, yielding MKEKKETGEKSICQNKLARLNYFIDETYEAGVVLQGTEVKALRDGRANIKDSYANIRDGELFLYDLHISPYSHGNRENHNPLRVRKLLLHKREIRRLYGKSQERGLSLIPLRMYFRNGKIKVEIGVGRGKKLYDKREDMKLKEDRRAIERGLRERNR
- a CDS encoding tRNA 2-thiocytidine(32) synthetase TtcA; translation: MENGIKRTKLFLHLKKWLERAALDYGMIAAGDKVLVGVSGGVDSMALLSLLNTPMLYLPPFAVMAVHIDLGFDPQDIGAGVLARWLQEGGHDFVIDRTDIGPLSHSDYNRKNPCFLCSRLRRKRIFEIAEQHGCNKIAFAHHRDDIIETLLINIFYGREISTMVPDQSIFGGKLHIIRPLAYMEEALVKKFAAEQGFPVIEELCPTSSVSRRRYIKDLLKKLAEENPDIKENIWKSMGHVKTDYIPAKLGGK
- the eno gene encoding phosphopyruvate hydratase, with translation MTEIISINAREILDSRGNPTIETEVTIASGITARASVPSGASTGEHEAVELRDGDKKRYLGKGVLKAVNNVMDKIAPEIVGMDCLNQREIDRQMLSLDGTENKGKLGANAILSVSLACARAGAEVLELPLYRYIGGVIAHEIPVPMANIINGGQHADNNVDIQEFMAMPVGATSFREGIRMVAEVFHNLKAVLKAKGYNTSVGDEGGFAPNLKSNEEAFALIVAAIERAGYEPGRDCAIAIDTAASSFYSKGKYIMAAEKKPEKTSEEMVKYYAGLIKKYPIVSIEDGLAEDDWDGWKMMTETLGSKIQIVGDDLFVTNPKRLQRGIELAAANSILIKLNQIGTLTETLATIKLAHESGFTTVVSHRSGETEDTSMADIAVAANCGQIKSGSTSRTERLAKYNQLMRIEEELGDAAIYRGKAVLYSIRGKK
- a CDS encoding 1-acyl-sn-glycerol-3-phosphate acyltransferase, with protein sequence MSVLSRIKGGAAGIGVRHAGSIYREQNFPFSLLVHKVLSRVAVSDEIVEKLQSIAQKGVVVYVLKNKSQLNSLIIRELALRKGIPEPVYSHDVNMIIWQPFCEALRVISSHLTHWVMRKKTVNSERMNHLDRLVYAGKTVIIHLGESEIFENHFVEETLKRLLEIQESSAVPIYLCPELITYGRRRERENENIFNILFGQSDSTGSLRRFVTFLRYASRVSVISTEPVNLSEYISADKDISRESLARQLREELIGRIDEEKEAIVGPLLKSRDEITEMIMQDKKMISFMEEMAAQGKKGGGNLPAIKKTARRYLREISSDYSETAVEIWEKILTWLWNNIYDGVVVDADGLAKIRQVSKKMPFVIIPCHRSHFDYLLLSYIFYKNNIQMPFVAAGNNLAFFPMGYIFRKSGAFFLRRSFKGNVLYAEALNRYVQALLKEGLPLEFFIEGGRSRTGKMVMPKYGLLSMIIDAYQEKACEDLAVVPVYIGYDRVIEEKAYLEELGGAPKAKEKATAMIRSGGLLRKRYGRVYMNVGEPILLKSYLAAQEKPMQEMTVGERQRLYRQIGYKVVREINEVSVVTPFSLTAAALLCYDRRGISLGELTEVIDLFCKCLSYCQAPFAMTFADREKASAEALNLFAQSGLISRMGAEDEEEEDVEEVVYSLEDDKRLNLEYYKNNILHYFIPFSFVATAILATAEDMIPVNRIHNDFIFFKRLFRHEFIFDDQKDSLEELKELLCYFYDQGMIDMFDRDEKSWIEVKGLGRTKLLPFSGLVQNYTESYWVAIRGCYHLKKGPKAEKEWLKNLRGLGERMYRKGEIRRSEALSQSNYQSAIRYLQDVGIIAIQEVPEKGEKRLTKRYVLAENKVQMESLRRRLFKFL